In Roseomonas fluvialis, one genomic interval encodes:
- a CDS encoding TrbC/VirB2 family protein — MTSTLRTRLAGAAAFALCLALTAPAHAAGSNMPWEQPLQQVLESIEGPVAKIIAVIIIIVTGLTLAFGDTSGGFRRLVQIVFGISIAFAASSFFLSFFQFGGGALI; from the coding sequence ATGACGTCCACGCTGCGCACGCGCCTTGCCGGCGCGGCCGCCTTCGCGCTCTGCCTCGCGCTCACGGCACCCGCCCACGCCGCCGGCTCGAACATGCCCTGGGAGCAGCCGCTGCAGCAGGTGCTGGAATCGATCGAGGGGCCCGTCGCCAAGATCATCGCGGTGATCATCATCATCGTCACCGGCCTGACGCTGGCCTTCGGGGACACCTCGGGGGGCTTCCGGCGACTGGTGCAGATCGTCTTCGGGATCTCGATCGCCTTCGCGGCGTCGAGCTTCTTCCTGTCCTTCTTCCAGTTCGGCGGCGGGGCGCTGATCTGA
- a CDS encoding VirB3 family type IV secretion system protein: MALPADLVPGFSAPVHRALIEPILLAGAPRAVAIANGTLAAAIGLGLRLWVAGVLIWLVGHLAAVWAARRDAQFVEVVRRHLRYPAWLRA; this comes from the coding sequence ATGGCGCTGCCCGCCGATCTGGTGCCGGGCTTCTCGGCGCCGGTGCACCGCGCGCTGATCGAACCGATCCTGCTCGCCGGCGCGCCGCGCGCGGTCGCCATCGCCAACGGCACGCTCGCTGCAGCGATCGGGCTCGGCCTGCGGCTCTGGGTCGCGGGCGTGCTGATCTGGCTGGTGGGCCACCTCGCCGCCGTCTGGGCCGCGCGGCGGGATGCGCAGTTCGTCGAGGTGGTGCGCCGGCACCTGCGCTACCCCGCTTGGCTGCGTGCCTGA
- the trbE gene encoding conjugal transfer protein TrbE: MLNLAEYRRKPQTLADFLPWAALVAPGVVLNKDGSFQRSARFRGPDLDSATPAELAATAARLNGALRRLGSGWAVFAEAQRVPARGYPASTFPDPVSALVDAERRAQFEEAGAHFESSYILTFAWLPPADDAARAEGFLYEGTAGAEVAGGREALRNFIDRTDRVLDQIEAFVPEARWLDDAETLTFLHATVSTRSHLVRVPETPMHLDTLLADQPLMGGLAPRLGDAHLRVLTIIGFPSATFPGILDELNALAFEYRWCTRAICLDRTDAQKLLTRIRRQWFAKRKSIAAILKEVMTNEQSVLLDSDAANKAADADEALQELGQDIAGWAYVTATVTVWDDDARAADDNLRLVEKVIQSRDFTVIREGVNAVEAWLGSLPGHLYANVRQPPISTLNLAHIVPISAVWAGPERNEHLGGPPLFHARTEGATPFRFSLHVGDVGHTLVIGPTGAGKSVLLALMALQFPRYAGAQVFAFDFGGSIRAAAIAMGGDWHDLGGALAGDRTEPVALQPLARIDAPEERAWAAEWIAGLLAREGVAIDPAVKDHLWSALTSLASAPIHERTLTGLAVLLQSQVIKRALEPYNLAGPWGRLLDAEAERLGEAEVQAFETEGLIGTAAAPAVLAYLFHAIGRRLDGRPTLIIVDEGWLALDDATFGAQLREWLKTLRKKNASVVFATQSLADVDGSAIAPAIIESCPTRVFLPNERALEPQIAAMYARFGLNDRQTEILARATPKRDYYCQSRRGNRLFELGLSEVALAFCAASSKTDQAAIAETLATHGRAGFARAWLLRRGLDWAAELLPDPPEEPAP; this comes from the coding sequence ATGCTGAACCTCGCCGAATACCGCCGGAAGCCCCAGACGCTGGCCGACTTCCTGCCCTGGGCCGCGCTGGTGGCACCCGGCGTGGTGCTGAACAAGGATGGCTCCTTCCAGCGTAGCGCCCGCTTCCGCGGCCCGGACCTGGACAGCGCCACCCCGGCCGAGCTCGCCGCCACCGCCGCGCGGCTGAACGGCGCGCTGCGCCGCCTCGGCTCGGGCTGGGCGGTCTTCGCGGAGGCGCAGCGGGTTCCGGCACGGGGATACCCCGCAAGCACCTTCCCCGACCCGGTCTCGGCCCTGGTCGATGCCGAGCGCCGCGCCCAGTTCGAAGAGGCCGGCGCGCATTTCGAAAGCAGCTACATCCTCACCTTCGCCTGGCTGCCGCCGGCCGACGACGCCGCCCGTGCCGAGGGTTTTCTCTATGAGGGCACAGCGGGCGCCGAGGTGGCGGGTGGCCGCGAGGCGCTCAGAAACTTCATCGACCGCACCGACCGCGTGCTCGACCAGATCGAGGCCTTCGTCCCTGAGGCACGCTGGCTCGACGATGCCGAGACGCTGACCTTCCTGCACGCGACGGTCTCAACCCGCAGCCACCTGGTCCGCGTGCCCGAGACGCCGATGCATCTCGACACGCTGCTGGCGGACCAGCCGCTGATGGGCGGCCTGGCGCCACGGCTGGGCGATGCGCATCTGCGCGTGCTGACCATCATCGGCTTCCCGAGCGCCACCTTCCCCGGGATCCTCGACGAGCTGAACGCGCTCGCCTTCGAGTATCGCTGGTGCACGCGCGCCATCTGCCTGGACCGGACCGACGCTCAAAAACTGCTGACGCGCATCCGCCGGCAGTGGTTCGCCAAGCGCAAGTCGATCGCCGCGATCCTCAAGGAGGTGATGACCAACGAGCAGAGCGTCCTGCTCGACAGCGATGCCGCCAACAAGGCCGCCGACGCCGACGAGGCGCTGCAGGAGCTCGGCCAGGACATCGCCGGCTGGGCCTATGTCACGGCGACCGTCACGGTCTGGGACGACGACGCCCGTGCCGCGGACGACAACCTTCGCCTGGTCGAGAAGGTCATCCAGTCCCGCGACTTCACCGTCATCCGCGAGGGGGTGAACGCCGTCGAGGCCTGGCTCGGCAGCCTGCCGGGCCACCTCTACGCCAATGTGCGCCAGCCCCCGATCTCGACGCTGAACCTCGCCCACATCGTCCCGATCTCGGCCGTCTGGGCCGGGCCGGAGCGGAACGAGCATCTCGGCGGCCCGCCGCTGTTCCATGCACGGACGGAGGGGGCGACGCCCTTTCGCTTCTCGCTGCATGTAGGGGATGTCGGGCACACGCTGGTCATCGGCCCGACCGGCGCGGGCAAGTCGGTGCTGCTGGCGCTGATGGCGCTGCAGTTCCCCCGCTACGCCGGCGCGCAGGTCTTCGCCTTCGACTTCGGCGGCTCGATCCGCGCCGCCGCGATCGCCATGGGCGGGGACTGGCATGACCTCGGCGGCGCGCTGGCCGGCGACAGGACCGAGCCGGTCGCGCTCCAGCCTCTGGCCCGGATCGATGCGCCGGAGGAGCGCGCCTGGGCCGCCGAATGGATCGCCGGCCTGCTCGCCCGCGAGGGTGTGGCGATCGACCCGGCGGTGAAGGACCATCTGTGGTCCGCGCTGACCAGCCTCGCCTCCGCGCCGATCCACGAGCGCACCCTGACCGGCCTCGCCGTGCTGCTGCAGTCCCAGGTAATCAAGCGCGCGCTCGAGCCCTACAACCTTGCTGGCCCCTGGGGCCGGCTGCTCGACGCCGAGGCGGAGCGGCTGGGCGAGGCCGAGGTGCAGGCCTTCGAGACCGAGGGGCTGATCGGCACTGCGGCCGCCCCCGCCGTGCTGGCCTATCTCTTCCACGCCATCGGCCGGCGCCTCGACGGCCGGCCGACACTGATCATCGTCGACGAGGGCTGGCTCGCGCTCGACGACGCCACCTTCGGCGCGCAGTTGCGCGAGTGGCTCAAGACGCTCCGCAAGAAGAACGCTTCGGTGGTCTTCGCGACGCAGTCCCTGGCCGACGTGGACGGCTCGGCCATCGCGCCGGCCATCATCGAGAGCTGCCCGACGCGCGTCTTCCTGCCGAATGAGCGTGCGCTCGAGCCGCAGATCGCCGCCATGTACGCCCGCTTCGGGCTGAACGACCGGCAGACGGAGATCCTCGCCCGGGCGACGCCCAAGCGCGACTACTACTGCCAGTCCCGCCGCGGCAACCGGCTCTTCGAGCTGGGGCTGTCGGAGGTCGCGCTCGCCTTCTGCGCCGCCTCCTCCAAGACCGACCAGGCCGCCATCGCCGAGACCCTGGCCACCCATGGCCGCGCCGGCTTCGCGCGCGCCTGGCTGCTGCGCCGTGGCCTCGACTGGGCCGCCGAGCTTCTGCCCGACCCTCCGGAGGAACCCGCCCCATGA
- the trbJ gene encoding P-type conjugative transfer protein TrbJ has translation MIRRPLRAALLGAALLGLPFPVTVTPAQAQWTVFDPWNYAQNILSAARALDQINNQIASLQNEAQMLINQARNLASLPYSSLMRLQQSFARTQQLIARAQRLAYEVTDIERAFTQGYGSAASLGSSQQMFANARERWQTSVAGFQDALMTQATVVGNLTGTRAEIEALIGQSQGATGALQAAQAGNQLLALQSQQIADLTALLAAQGRAQALEAARVASGEEQAREQLERFLAPGAGYQPGSARMFHGP, from the coding sequence ATGATCCGCCGCCCGCTCCGCGCCGCGCTGCTCGGCGCGGCCCTCCTTGGCCTCCCGTTCCCCGTCACGGTCACGCCCGCCCAGGCGCAGTGGACGGTCTTCGACCCATGGAACTACGCGCAGAACATCCTCTCCGCCGCCCGCGCGCTGGACCAGATCAACAACCAAATCGCCTCGCTCCAGAACGAGGCGCAGATGCTGATCAACCAGGCGCGCAACCTCGCGAGCCTGCCCTACTCCTCGCTCATGCGGCTGCAGCAGTCCTTCGCGCGGACGCAGCAGCTGATCGCCCGCGCCCAGCGCCTTGCCTACGAGGTCACCGACATCGAGCGCGCCTTCACGCAGGGCTACGGCAGCGCCGCCTCGCTCGGCTCCAGCCAGCAGATGTTCGCCAATGCGCGCGAGCGCTGGCAGACCTCCGTCGCCGGCTTCCAGGACGCGCTGATGACCCAGGCGACGGTGGTCGGCAACCTCACCGGCACGCGCGCAGAGATCGAGGCGCTGATCGGCCAGAGCCAGGGTGCGACCGGTGCGCTCCAGGCGGCGCAGGCGGGCAACCAACTCCTGGCCCTCCAGTCCCAACAGATCGCCGATCTCACCGCGCTCCTCGCCGCGCAGGGCCGTGCCCAGGCGCTGGAGGCCGCGCGCGTGGCCAGCGGCGAGGAGCAGGCGCGCGAGCAGCTGGAGCGCTTCCTGGCACCCGGTGCCGGCTATCAGCCCGGTTCCGCCCGCATGTTCCATGGTCCCTGA
- the trbL gene encoding P-type conjugative transfer protein TrbL: MNGTGVIDRFLDVFTRYIDSGFGLLGGEVAFLAATLIVIDITLAALFWAWGADDDIIARLIKKTLFVGVFAWIVGNWNFLAQVIFDSFAGLGLVASGSTITAQQLLQPGRVAQVGLDAGRPLLQAVSGLMGYVSFFTNFVQIAILMFAWAVVLLSFFILAIQLFVTLIEFKLTTLAGFVLVPFGLFGKTAFLAERVLGNVVSSGVKVLVLAVIIGIGSTLFAQFTAGFGANQPTIDEAMSIVLAALALLALGVFGPGIANGLISGGPQLGAGAAVGTGLAVGGAAVAGAAVARTGLAAVGAAGSAVGATARGAAYTTGAAGTAYRTGGASGVVMAAGSAAMSPLRSAAGSLRASHAAGSAAGSGGASPPADPPPSSGAPAWARRMRRGQALSHGVTTLGHAIRSGDGGGAGSSIRLTEDR; encoded by the coding sequence ATGAACGGCACCGGCGTCATCGACCGGTTCCTCGACGTCTTCACCCGCTACATCGACAGCGGCTTCGGGCTGCTCGGCGGCGAGGTGGCCTTCCTCGCCGCGACGCTCATCGTCATCGACATCACGCTCGCCGCGCTCTTCTGGGCCTGGGGCGCGGACGACGACATCATCGCCCGCCTGATCAAGAAGACCCTCTTCGTCGGCGTCTTCGCCTGGATCGTCGGCAACTGGAACTTCCTGGCCCAGGTCATCTTCGACAGCTTCGCCGGCCTCGGCCTGGTCGCCTCGGGCTCGACCATCACGGCGCAGCAGCTGCTCCAGCCGGGACGCGTCGCGCAGGTCGGCCTCGATGCCGGGCGGCCGCTGCTCCAGGCCGTCTCCGGCCTCATGGGCTACGTCTCGTTCTTCACGAACTTCGTCCAGATCGCGATCCTGATGTTCGCCTGGGCGGTCGTGCTGCTGTCCTTCTTCATCCTGGCGATCCAGCTCTTCGTCACGCTGATCGAGTTCAAGCTGACGACGCTGGCGGGCTTCGTGCTGGTGCCCTTCGGGCTGTTCGGCAAGACGGCCTTCCTCGCCGAGCGGGTGCTCGGCAACGTCGTCTCCTCCGGCGTGAAGGTGCTGGTGCTGGCCGTCATCATCGGCATCGGCTCGACGCTCTTCGCGCAGTTCACGGCAGGCTTCGGCGCCAACCAGCCGACCATCGACGAAGCGATGTCGATCGTGCTCGCGGCACTGGCGCTGCTCGCACTCGGGGTCTTCGGGCCGGGCATAGCCAATGGGCTGATCTCCGGCGGGCCGCAGCTCGGCGCGGGCGCGGCGGTCGGCACGGGGCTGGCGGTTGGGGGAGCAGCTGTCGCCGGTGCTGCTGTCGCCCGGACCGGGCTTGCAGCGGTCGGCGCGGCGGGGTCAGCGGTCGGCGCGACTGCACGCGGCGCGGCCTATACCACGGGCGCCGCCGGCACCGCCTACCGCACCGGCGGTGCTTCGGGTGTCGTGATGGCCGCGGGCTCGGCTGCCATGAGCCCGCTGCGCAGCGCGGCGGGCAGCCTCCGCGCGAGCCACGCGGCCGGGAGTGCCGCCGGCAGTGGAGGCGCATCGCCCCCTGCGGACCCGCCGCCATCCTCCGGCGCTCCCGCCTGGGCCCGGCGCATGCGCCGCGGCCAGGCGCTGAGCCACGGCGTCACCACCCTCGGCCACGCTATCCGCTCGGGCGACGGTGGTGGCGCGGGCTCCTCCATCCGCCTCACGGAGGATCGCTGA
- the trbF gene encoding conjugal transfer protein TrbF, whose protein sequence is MFRRPSVRYGRTPEPETPYQRAAQAWDERIGSARVQARNWRLMALGELALIAGLAGALVWQSARGTVVPWVVQVDRLGEAQAVAPAIANFRPTDPQIAWHLARFIEQVRGIAADPIIVRQHWLRAYDFATDRGALALNDFARASDPFARVGRQQVAVEVSSVIRASEDSFRVAWIERTYENGQLARTERWTAILTIVVQPARDAERLRKNPLGIFVHAINWSRELGQ, encoded by the coding sequence ATGTTCCGCCGTCCCTCCGTCCGCTACGGCCGCACGCCGGAGCCCGAGACGCCCTACCAGCGTGCCGCCCAGGCCTGGGACGAGCGCATCGGCTCCGCCCGCGTCCAGGCGCGCAACTGGCGCCTCATGGCGCTCGGCGAACTCGCCCTGATCGCCGGCCTCGCTGGGGCGCTGGTCTGGCAGTCCGCCCGCGGCACCGTCGTGCCCTGGGTCGTACAGGTGGACCGGCTCGGCGAGGCGCAGGCCGTCGCCCCCGCCATCGCCAACTTCCGGCCGACCGACCCACAGATCGCCTGGCACCTCGCGCGCTTCATCGAGCAGGTGCGCGGCATCGCCGCCGACCCGATCATCGTTCGGCAGCACTGGCTGCGCGCCTATGACTTCGCGACCGATCGCGGCGCGCTGGCGCTGAACGACTTCGCGCGCGCCAGCGATCCGTTCGCCCGCGTCGGCCGCCAGCAGGTCGCCGTCGAGGTCTCCAGCGTCATCCGCGCCTCCGAGGACAGTTTTCGGGTCGCCTGGATCGAACGCACCTACGAGAACGGCCAGCTCGCGCGCACCGAGCGCTGGACCGCGATCCTGACGATCGTCGTCCAGCCGGCGCGCGACGCCGAGCGCCTTCGCAAGAACCCCCTCGGCATCTTCGTCCACGCCATCAACTGGTCGCGGGAGCTCGGGCAATGA
- the trbG gene encoding P-type conjugative transfer protein TrbG — MRHAHPTLALILLGLGACAFRPPEIRYDDEPIQATQIPEPPRPVEIVEVPTPLPLPGQLQRIPAARRTPEAPDPTVRVNQANAAARVQPVRAGFINAVQVYPFTPGALYQVYTAPGQVTAIMLQEGETLVGNGPVAGGDTVRWIIGDTESGTGPARRVHIIVKPTRPDLTTNLIINTDRRTYLLELRSTEQTYMASVSWQYPQDALIALRRQNAAAPVEQGLDLARLRFRYEIEGDSPAWRPLRAFDDGRQVFIEFPRGIGQGEMPPLFVIGPEGEGQLVNYRVRQNFVIVDRLFAAAELRLGDRQQRVRIVRTDGRAR; from the coding sequence ATGAGGCACGCACACCCCACCCTGGCGCTTATCCTGTTGGGCCTCGGCGCCTGCGCCTTCCGCCCGCCCGAGATCCGCTACGACGACGAGCCGATCCAGGCGACGCAGATCCCCGAGCCGCCGCGCCCCGTCGAGATCGTCGAGGTGCCGACGCCCCTGCCACTGCCGGGCCAGCTCCAGCGCATCCCGGCCGCGCGCCGCACGCCCGAGGCGCCGGATCCCACCGTGCGGGTCAACCAGGCCAACGCCGCCGCGCGCGTGCAGCCCGTGCGCGCGGGTTTCATCAACGCCGTGCAGGTCTACCCCTTCACGCCGGGCGCGCTCTATCAGGTCTACACGGCGCCCGGCCAGGTCACCGCCATCATGCTGCAGGAGGGCGAGACGCTGGTCGGCAACGGCCCCGTCGCCGGCGGCGACACGGTGCGCTGGATCATCGGCGACACCGAGAGCGGCACCGGCCCCGCACGCCGCGTGCACATCATCGTCAAGCCGACCCGGCCCGACCTCACCACCAACCTCATCATCAACACCGACCGCCGCACCTACCTGCTGGAGCTGCGCTCGACCGAACAGACGTACATGGCCTCCGTCTCCTGGCAGTATCCGCAGGACGCGCTGATCGCGCTGCGCCGGCAGAACGCCGCCGCACCCGTCGAGCAGGGGCTCGATCTCGCGCGGCTGCGCTTCCGCTACGAGATCGAGGGCGACAGCCCGGCCTGGCGGCCGCTGCGCGCCTTCGACGACGGGCGGCAGGTCTTCATCGAGTTCCCGCGCGGCATCGGCCAGGGCGAGATGCCGCCGCTCTTCGTCATCGGGCCGGAGGGTGAGGGGCAGCTCGTCAACTACCGCGTCCGGCAGAATTTTGTGATCGTCGACCGGCTCTTCGCGGCGGCCGAGCTGCGTCTCGGTGACCGGCAGCAGCGCGTGCGCATCGTGCGCACCGATGGCCGGGCGCGATGA